From the Desulfosarcina sp. BuS5 genome, one window contains:
- a CDS encoding CopG family transcriptional regulator, producing MKKKIKYTDEPMGNVRVVSDFLPSPEELALKDETIKVTIALSKASVDFFKKEAQKHNTQYQKMIRRLLDEYAIHQA from the coding sequence ATGAAAAAGAAAATAAAATACACTGATGAACCAATGGGTAACGTCAGAGTTGTTTCTGATTTTCTGCCATCCCCTGAAGAACTGGCATTAAAGGACGAAACCATAAAAGTTACTATTGCTTTAAGTAAGGCAAGCGTTGATTTTTTTAAAAAGGAAGCTCAAAAACACAACACACAATATCAAAAAATGATTCGTCGTCTTCTGGATGAGTATGCAATCCATCAAGCATAA
- a CDS encoding HNH endonuclease, which produces MPIIDRKSIEDAQKITEVFLPDYTVKKRLLTFLSNAIIFSNGLRADNWNLNLDKNGGFIRLNVGHEYCIEIFKKYSLILVLRDVLSDKVDGNRLKIKFKGYNGKNKVLTDSLLTVPNCLAKVPGSVGCHVTHDNIIDILPYLEEANRCFISYAINNTVQLPSMNRAHSAGFIRYLSEFVSKRIPNPVYAVSENDFYDRQVKEEREARTLSLSEIEAKIKDSHKIPVRMNVTTSKFNRNPYVSEYAKRVADGICQDCNEPAPFINKLTGEPFLETHHIIPLAQGGKDTTDNTIAICPNCHRKRHYG; this is translated from the coding sequence ATGCCGATAATAGATCGGAAAAGTATTGAAGATGCTCAAAAGATTACTGAAGTATTTCTGCCCGACTATACGGTCAAAAAAAGACTGCTGACATTTTTATCCAATGCAATCATTTTTTCCAACGGGTTAAGAGCGGATAACTGGAACCTGAATCTGGACAAAAACGGCGGGTTCATAAGGCTGAATGTCGGACATGAATATTGCATTGAAATATTCAAAAAATATTCTTTAATCCTTGTATTGAGGGATGTATTAAGCGATAAAGTGGACGGCAACAGGCTGAAAATAAAGTTTAAAGGTTACAACGGCAAAAATAAAGTTTTGACTGACAGTCTGCTGACTGTCCCTAACTGCCTTGCCAAAGTTCCCGGATCAGTGGGATGTCATGTAACACATGACAATATAATTGATATATTGCCGTACCTGGAAGAAGCAAATCGCTGTTTTATTTCATACGCAATAAACAATACGGTTCAGCTTCCGTCAATGAACAGGGCTCACTCTGCCGGATTTATCAGATATTTATCAGAATTCGTTTCAAAACGGATTCCAAATCCTGTTTATGCTGTTTCTGAAAACGATTTTTATGACAGGCAGGTGAAAGAAGAAAGAGAAGCCAGAACTTTAAGCTTATCCGAAATAGAGGCTAAAATAAAAGACAGCCATAAAATACCTGTACGCATGAATGTAACAACTTCAAAATTTAACAGAAATCCTTATGTCTCTGAATATGCTAAAAGAGTTGCGGACGGTATATGTCAGGACTGCAATGAACCGGCACCTTTTATCAATAAATTGACAGGTGAGCCTTTTCTTGAAACGCACCATATAATACCTCTGGCACAGGGAGGAAAAGATACAACAGACAACACAATTGCCATCTGTCCGAACTGCCACAGGAAGAGGCATTACGGATAG
- a CDS encoding PEP-CTERM sorting domain-containing protein, translating into MKKINTILLSVFLLVFAIYVPAQAITIDFEDIPDLTSVDDFYASLGIHFENAISLTAGFSLNEIDYPPSSGNVAVGDDWAPILLTFDNPAENIFAHFTYASQLTFTAWNDAGDIIGTYINPNSDNLGSSELISLNFSGVSKLQIAGEWDGSYIMDDLNYELNQHVPVPEPATMFLFGSGLIGVAGLGFGRKKLSSKES; encoded by the coding sequence ATGAAAAAAATTAATACAATCCTTTTATCAGTTTTTTTATTAGTTTTTGCCATTTATGTGCCCGCACAGGCCATAACAATAGATTTTGAGGATATTCCAGATTTAACATCCGTGGATGATTTTTATGCATCCCTTGGAATCCATTTTGAAAATGCGATTTCATTAACTGCTGGTTTTTCCCTCAATGAAATTGACTATCCACCGAGTAGTGGCAATGTGGCTGTCGGTGATGACTGGGCACCAATACTGTTGACTTTTGATAATCCTGCAGAAAACATTTTTGCTCATTTTACATATGCTTCCCAATTAACTTTTACTGCATGGAATGATGCAGGAGATATTATTGGTACATATATAAATCCAAATTCTGATAATCTAGGAAGTTCTGAGTTAATATCCTTAAATTTTAGCGGGGTCAGCAAGTTACAAATTGCTGGAGAATGGGACGGATCCTATATAATGGACGACCTCAATTATGAACTTAACCAGCATGTTCCTGTCCCTGAACCAGCTACTATGTTTCTATTCGGTAGTGGCTTAATTGGGGTAGCAGGTTTAGGCTTTGGGCGTAAGAAATTAAGCTCGAAGGAATCATAA
- a CDS encoding BrnT family toxin: MKNKADFEWDENKDKINQKKHNVSFAFAQLAFLDHKRIILEDLEHSVDEKRYYCLGKISDGILTVRFTYRSNKIRIFGAGYWRKGRKIYEKENKIH, encoded by the coding sequence ATGAAAAACAAAGCCGATTTTGAATGGGACGAGAATAAAGATAAAATCAACCAAAAGAAACATAACGTGTCATTCGCATTTGCTCAATTAGCCTTTTTAGACCACAAGCGTATTATTTTAGAAGATTTAGAACATAGCGTTGATGAAAAAAGATACTATTGTTTGGGCAAAATTTCTGACGGCATTTTGACTGTAAGGTTCACATACCGTTCAAATAAAATTAGAATTTTTGGCGCTGGATATTGGCGGAAAGGAAGAAAAATCTATGAAAAAGAAAATAAAATACACTGA
- a CDS encoding HEPN domain-containing protein — MSELFKSKNWIGEFFIPDQYEKRFPGKVTYSAESGVILEYAITGHDVPDESPVLFGILDNGQKCTLVGKFKPVHSGVSFHHGLTTRKGKNGFQYLVVGDFINIDDKHSNLYFNLTNLQEFFFPKGYKDLVKYSEEPIFSLETSYGKIEVGNTASFGHFGKDITSQIYSIDKSALEDLKNSFDQIQGKYPNSFFMLKKDIGYNVRLKISDGGTIHEVGDYIYQIANLFALLIYSPVYPESINIFRNYGDQERQFVVQVYPSMVLEHRTIEIATEDRSHFHMPITQNTINLPTILENWLLTHKDYSTIISSIQHETGFRDEHTVHGEIVLYATQLESISYSQNIDRNEKYEYPINSYGSEKVKSGLRRIFEKINSDTIGKNISELRNEIAHVGRPKRLLPVLSLRELVHIEQYLHVIIISYILEKLGVSREVSEDYQNKFTSID; from the coding sequence ATGTCTGAATTGTTTAAATCAAAAAACTGGATCGGGGAATTCTTTATCCCAGATCAATACGAAAAACGCTTTCCTGGAAAAGTAACTTATTCCGCAGAAAGTGGCGTTATACTTGAATACGCTATCACTGGTCATGATGTCCCTGATGAGTCGCCTGTCCTTTTTGGAATATTAGATAACGGACAAAAATGCACGCTGGTCGGAAAATTCAAGCCAGTACATTCTGGAGTTAGTTTTCACCATGGCTTAACAACACGAAAAGGGAAAAACGGATTTCAATATTTAGTGGTTGGAGACTTCATAAATATAGATGATAAGCACAGTAATCTATATTTTAATTTAACTAATCTTCAAGAATTCTTCTTTCCAAAAGGCTACAAGGATCTCGTTAAATATTCAGAAGAGCCAATTTTTAGTCTAGAAACCTCATATGGAAAAATTGAAGTTGGAAACACCGCAAGCTTTGGTCACTTTGGGAAAGATATTACCTCGCAAATTTACAGCATAGACAAATCTGCATTAGAAGATTTAAAGAATTCATTTGATCAAATACAAGGCAAATATCCCAACTCATTCTTTATGCTTAAAAAAGATATCGGGTATAACGTCCGTTTAAAAATAAGCGATGGTGGTACCATCCATGAGGTCGGAGATTACATTTATCAAATAGCCAATTTATTTGCTTTGTTAATTTACAGCCCTGTTTACCCGGAAAGTATTAATATTTTCAGGAATTATGGGGATCAAGAACGTCAGTTTGTAGTTCAGGTATACCCTTCAATGGTGTTAGAGCACAGGACTATAGAAATAGCCACCGAGGATAGATCTCATTTTCATATGCCAATCACTCAAAACACCATAAACCTTCCCACGATATTAGAAAATTGGCTTTTAACCCATAAAGATTATTCAACAATCATTTCAAGCATCCAGCACGAAACAGGGTTCAGAGATGAACACACTGTTCACGGTGAAATTGTGCTCTATGCAACACAGTTAGAATCAATAAGTTATAGCCAAAATATTGATCGAAACGAAAAGTATGAATATCCAATAAATTCTTATGGCTCAGAAAAAGTTAAATCTGGTCTGCGAAGGATATTTGAGAAAATCAACTCAGATACAATTGGTAAAAATATTTCTGAATTAAGGAATGAAATAGCACATGTAGGCAGGCCAAAAAGACTATTACCAGTTCTATCGTTAAGGGAGTTAGTGCATATTGAACAATACCTTCATGTTATAATTATTTCGTATATCCTTGAGAAGTTAGGTGTTTCAAGAGAAGTAAGTGAAGACTATCAAAACAAATTTACATCAATAGATTAA
- a CDS encoding tetratricopeptide repeat protein yields the protein MIKIHLAQIYYNTSYYDPPIDYLEEPIAFNEKDTPLGKLRSIDEIQEYLVESKSIYLQHIRYKLLDIANWSGVNKCHLLVFPEYSVPPQVLLELRRVAVEYSMIIVAGTHRVPAGSNVESIYRDLQIYEDSNFVGCACSPIICPDGTVYLAKKIKKSKWEPNLITPEKESKSFQIECKGEQISISVIPCIDSLHTDVIGKVISDKKQQPNIIICPSESPSTSLFKSIANHIASSETLFCYVNTAAFGGSFYNIPESWGIYLKGHPHFYDKLPPKTEAILELTIDQNCFYAKKGSLNNMPNCYHPFPFPIIYEKESEWLTDLNTLKNDTIEWLESSNIESAIEWMDLFLSENFTKLPDMVGQNLKYLRHSIIPLYDGRIDTIEKSISHVLINKDIENTIFLWADRVNKTIDILSKLIKKIPDNLADDLFSCLKGLRNNSKNLPVVPDDCPTASALPSLHIVQQEFSGESDTIESFQNRGSDIDKIRNFLGNQDNKVIVVTGAIGMGKSSFINWMFKKQFGDWELLRIYISKEARAPRLIAEIGYLVGISIDIDSLSTTTGKVFRQIVKKIFQKFYKKSKRALVIDDLHDILRSGTARDHNQLSIMIEEAANCKQYIGGRLFIVSSQWLPWKWVNRSCVAHLPLKRMNDIYIRRIIEFHMRRCNLIKDESIPEPPQDLLDLVKGHPLSAKIVVDAIKDKEFIELSSIINLNEVSGYVATELLKHVSLSEDEKKCLQLLSIFRSPVELNLLKNVSESKFEKTINELSARCILNYDGKYLEMNEAVRRYFVATIKNENSSRLHSVAANYYQHKYEHGIGLIRKNPSIVAEFVHHLSLSEQINKARELKILIVEEIKPTARKLYRELKQYSKAFELYRLLHTIVPDDIEVLAYIGRCNARLGQWQSCDKAFEDAIEVARKIGQQVWWLYRDWGHIKARYNYFDDAKEYFEKASYNRPDDPSIKSSLAYMHWRQDEHDLARDLFEEVVNEYPYHKYTLTFYSRFLNETGEYDYATHLKERLSNIENDYEYRKPIEYDLDEDYDD from the coding sequence ATGATTAAAATTCATCTTGCACAAATTTATTACAATACTTCCTATTACGATCCTCCAATTGATTATTTAGAAGAGCCTATTGCCTTTAACGAAAAGGATACCCCTCTCGGGAAATTACGCTCAATTGATGAAATACAAGAGTACCTCGTTGAATCCAAAAGCATATATCTTCAGCATATTCGCTATAAATTATTGGATATAGCAAATTGGTCAGGTGTAAATAAATGTCATCTCCTTGTTTTTCCAGAATATTCAGTTCCCCCTCAAGTTCTATTGGAATTGCGAAGAGTAGCAGTAGAATATTCGATGATTATTGTTGCAGGAACTCATCGAGTTCCTGCTGGTTCTAATGTAGAATCGATATACCGTGATTTGCAAATTTATGAAGATTCTAATTTCGTCGGGTGCGCATGTAGCCCAATCATTTGTCCAGATGGGACAGTTTATCTTGCAAAAAAGATAAAAAAATCGAAATGGGAACCGAACTTAATTACACCTGAGAAAGAATCAAAATCTTTTCAAATTGAATGCAAAGGGGAACAAATATCAATTTCTGTTATTCCTTGTATTGACAGTCTCCATACAGATGTTATCGGTAAAGTTATATCAGACAAGAAACAACAACCTAATATTATAATTTGCCCTTCAGAGTCACCATCTACATCTTTATTTAAATCTATAGCAAATCATATTGCCTCCAGTGAGACATTATTTTGCTATGTCAATACAGCTGCATTTGGTGGATCATTTTATAATATTCCAGAATCATGGGGCATATACTTAAAGGGTCACCCTCACTTTTATGATAAGTTGCCACCGAAAACAGAAGCAATACTCGAATTGACCATTGATCAAAATTGCTTTTATGCCAAAAAAGGCTCATTGAATAATATGCCAAATTGTTATCACCCTTTTCCATTTCCAATAATTTATGAAAAAGAAAGTGAATGGTTAACTGATCTCAATACTTTAAAAAATGATACCATTGAATGGCTCGAATCATCAAACATAGAATCTGCTATAGAGTGGATGGATCTTTTTTTATCAGAGAATTTTACAAAACTTCCTGATATGGTAGGACAAAATCTAAAGTATCTCAGGCATAGTATTATACCTTTATACGATGGTAGAATTGACACTATTGAAAAGTCTATTTCACATGTCCTCATCAATAAAGATATAGAAAATACGATTTTTCTATGGGCAGATAGAGTAAATAAAACTATTGACATCCTTTCTAAGCTGATAAAAAAAATCCCTGATAATTTAGCTGACGATTTATTTTCATGTCTAAAAGGTCTCAGAAACAATAGTAAAAATTTACCTGTTGTACCTGATGACTGCCCTACAGCATCTGCTTTGCCATCATTACATATTGTTCAACAAGAGTTTTCCGGAGAATCAGACACAATTGAATCTTTCCAAAATCGAGGCTCTGATATCGACAAAATTCGTAATTTTTTGGGCAATCAGGACAATAAAGTGATTGTTGTGACGGGTGCCATTGGCATGGGAAAAAGTTCTTTTATTAATTGGATGTTCAAAAAACAATTCGGGGATTGGGAACTATTAAGAATCTATATTTCAAAAGAAGCAAGAGCACCAAGGCTTATTGCTGAGATTGGTTATTTAGTTGGTATAAGTATTGACATTGACAGCCTTTCGACCACAACAGGCAAGGTTTTTCGTCAAATTGTCAAAAAAATATTTCAAAAATTTTATAAAAAATCTAAAAGAGCTTTAGTGATTGATGATCTTCATGACATTCTAAGATCAGGTACAGCTCGTGACCACAATCAATTGTCAATCATGATAGAAGAAGCAGCAAACTGTAAACAATATATTGGAGGTAGATTGTTTATTGTCAGCAGTCAGTGGCTGCCTTGGAAGTGGGTAAACCGATCATGTGTCGCTCATTTACCACTAAAAAGAATGAATGATATTTACATACGAAGAATAATTGAATTTCATATGCGTCGCTGCAACCTGATTAAAGATGAGTCAATACCTGAACCTCCTCAAGATTTACTTGATTTAGTAAAGGGGCATCCTTTGTCAGCTAAAATTGTTGTTGATGCTATTAAAGACAAAGAATTTATTGAGCTTTCAAGTATAATAAATTTGAATGAAGTTAGTGGCTATGTGGCTACTGAATTACTCAAACATGTCTCTCTCTCTGAAGATGAAAAAAAATGTTTACAACTTTTATCTATATTTAGGAGTCCTGTCGAATTAAACTTACTCAAAAATGTGTCAGAATCAAAATTTGAAAAAACGATTAATGAATTATCTGCAAGATGCATTTTAAATTATGATGGCAAATATTTGGAAATGAATGAGGCCGTTAGGCGGTATTTTGTCGCTACCATAAAAAATGAAAACAGCAGCAGACTTCATTCTGTGGCCGCAAATTATTATCAGCACAAATACGAACACGGAATAGGCCTTATAAGGAAAAACCCAAGCATTGTTGCTGAATTTGTGCACCATCTATCCCTTTCAGAACAAATAAATAAGGCCAGGGAATTAAAGATATTAATTGTTGAAGAGATAAAGCCTACAGCAAGAAAATTATATAGAGAATTAAAGCAATACAGCAAAGCTTTTGAACTATATAGATTATTACATACAATTGTACCAGATGACATTGAGGTACTCGCTTATATTGGTCGGTGCAACGCTAGGTTGGGGCAATGGCAAAGTTGTGATAAAGCTTTTGAAGATGCTATTGAGGTGGCAAGAAAAATTGGTCAGCAAGTATGGTGGCTGTATAGAGATTGGGGTCACATAAAAGCACGTTACAACTATTTTGATGATGCAAAAGAGTATTTTGAAAAAGCTTCATATAATAGGCCTGACGATCCATCTATAAAATCATCATTAGCATATATGCATTGGCGTCAAGATGAGCATGATTTGGCGAGAGATTTATTTGAAGAGGTCGTAAATGAGTATCCTTACCATAAATACACCCTGACTTTTTACTCTAGGTTCTTAAATGAGACTGGTGAGTATGACTATGCAACGCATCTGAAGGAAAGACTTAGTAATATAGAAAACGATTATGAGTATCGCAAACCGATTGAATACGACTTAGATGAAGATTATGATGATTAA